In the Ferroacidibacillus organovorans genome, one interval contains:
- a CDS encoding ABC transporter substrate-binding protein, which produces MNLKKIGAVISSVSLLASLAAVAPAFAHSAKTASHVSKHVKTKPIVIGFVPGVTTDPFFISMEYGAQMEAKRLGVQLIYEGGVTYSPSNQTPYVNAMVARKVSALAIAPTDLQAMIPPIRNAVKSKIPVITVDSTISDTALLASRITSNNLQGGAAAANFIGGFAKGKGVVAILSPSPGISTDKARVAGFTAELKKKYPHMQVVVEYDNEQSTQAVQLAQDLSLRFGNRLVGIFGTDDTSASGAAEGIRASGKLGKVKIVGYDAEPAEVQDLKQGLISALIAQKPMEEGMLAVQYAVAAAKGQKVTKFVQLANVTITKANLAKNAQWEYRSTI; this is translated from the coding sequence TTGAATTTGAAAAAGATTGGTGCCGTTATCAGCAGCGTCTCGCTGCTCGCTTCACTCGCAGCGGTAGCGCCTGCTTTTGCGCATAGCGCGAAAACAGCTTCTCACGTCTCAAAACATGTCAAGACAAAACCGATCGTTATCGGCTTTGTGCCTGGCGTGACGACGGACCCATTCTTCATCAGTATGGAGTATGGCGCGCAAATGGAAGCCAAAAGGCTCGGGGTGCAGCTCATCTATGAAGGCGGTGTGACGTATAGTCCGTCCAACCAGACACCGTACGTTAACGCGATGGTCGCACGCAAGGTGTCTGCGTTGGCCATTGCACCAACGGATTTGCAGGCGATGATTCCGCCGATTCGAAATGCAGTCAAATCGAAGATTCCTGTGATCACAGTGGACTCGACGATCAGCGATACGGCGCTTCTCGCATCGCGCATCACATCGAACAACTTGCAAGGCGGCGCTGCTGCAGCCAACTTTATCGGCGGATTTGCAAAAGGAAAAGGCGTCGTCGCGATTCTTTCTCCTTCGCCTGGAATTTCGACGGACAAAGCGCGCGTCGCTGGATTTACGGCGGAGCTTAAGAAAAAATATCCGCACATGCAGGTGGTAGTTGAGTATGACAACGAGCAGAGCACGCAAGCTGTTCAATTGGCGCAGGATCTCTCGCTGCGTTTTGGCAATCGGCTTGTTGGAATTTTTGGTACGGACGATACATCTGCGTCTGGCGCCGCCGAGGGCATTCGCGCATCTGGCAAACTCGGCAAGGTGAAAATTGTCGGGTATGACGCTGAACCGGCAGAGGTACAAGATTTAAAACAGGGATTAATTTCAGCGCTGATCGCGCAAAAGCCGATGGAAGAAGGCATGCTCGCGGTTCAGTATGCGGTCGCTGCAGCCAAAGGGCAGAAAGTGACAAAATTTGTTCAGCTGGCAAACGTCACGATCACTAAGGCGAATCTCGCAAAAAATGCGCAGTGGGAGTATCGCTCCACAATCTAA
- a CDS encoding ECF transporter S component gives MWKLRDIVVAAILSVVCGAIYLSWDLLTGVFAAAWSPIAYGLLNGLWWLAAGLVPYIIRRPGAAFFAEVVSAFCEFAFGSPYKWGAVISGLLQGAGAELGFAVGGWKKYNTAFMLLSGALAGIGNSVQYYFQYGGNKVAPDLFIGYVVTTMLSGAIVGGLVPKWIGDALKRTGSLRNFELGKSGQASR, from the coding sequence ATGTGGAAACTGCGGGATATTGTGGTTGCCGCCATTCTTTCGGTGGTGTGTGGCGCGATCTATCTGAGTTGGGATCTGCTTACAGGTGTTTTTGCGGCGGCCTGGTCGCCCATCGCGTATGGACTGCTAAACGGACTTTGGTGGCTCGCGGCAGGACTTGTGCCTTATATCATTCGCCGTCCTGGCGCCGCTTTTTTCGCAGAGGTGGTCAGCGCGTTTTGTGAGTTTGCGTTTGGCAGTCCCTATAAATGGGGCGCCGTGATTTCTGGGCTCCTTCAAGGCGCCGGGGCGGAGCTTGGCTTCGCTGTGGGAGGATGGAAAAAATACAATACGGCATTTATGCTTTTGTCGGGCGCTCTCGCGGGTATCGGGAACAGCGTGCAGTACTATTTTCAATATGGCGGAAATAAAGTGGCGCCGGATCTGTTCATTGGCTACGTCGTCACGACGATGCTCAGTGGTGCGATTGTGGGCGGCCTCGTGCCAAAGTGGATTGGCGATGCGCTGAAACGGACAGGGAGTCTGCGCAACTTTGAACTGGGCAAGAGTGGGCAGGCGAGCCGCTGA
- a CDS encoding C40 family peptidase, producing MNAVKRIGVTLICMATLFNSQVSFATTLSAAKQQAAALKSQISSTTLQIQKDQVRVETLKTRLGLINHSLQNVRMAMSENLVHMQAVNHQLVILGKRIKINEQKLTTTRTELQGQLKTMYEHGTVSYLQVLFQSTNFEDFLTRLNMLVTVAHAGQALERQFQSLQHTLAVQHRQTVSYYSDLVHTQQSDQVLQQADMMLQQEQQQSIRTIQTDMSNQQLRHGILESQLQLTQQQIASIEAATARAEQLMHNTAYVSQTVAGMPTINLESMLKYAESYLGTPYVWGGTSPSGFDCSGFTQYVYAHSGVSILRTSEQQFAEGVSVSYPNLSLGDLVFFSTYAPGATHVGIYIGNGLMIDAQDYGVSIDNISNSYWGPKYLGARQIVK from the coding sequence GTGAACGCAGTAAAACGCATCGGTGTGACCTTGATCTGCATGGCCACTCTTTTTAATTCTCAAGTCAGTTTTGCCACGACGCTCTCTGCTGCGAAACAACAGGCGGCGGCGCTTAAAAGTCAAATCTCCTCAACGACATTGCAAATTCAAAAAGATCAGGTCCGCGTGGAGACCTTAAAGACGCGACTCGGTTTAATCAATCACTCTCTACAAAATGTCCGCATGGCGATGTCAGAAAACCTTGTCCACATGCAGGCTGTGAATCATCAGCTGGTGATTCTCGGAAAACGAATTAAGATAAATGAACAAAAATTGACGACGACGCGCACAGAGCTTCAAGGTCAATTGAAAACGATGTATGAACACGGGACCGTGTCGTATCTGCAAGTTTTGTTTCAGTCTACGAATTTTGAGGACTTTTTGACAAGGCTCAACATGCTCGTCACGGTGGCTCACGCGGGGCAGGCTCTTGAGAGACAGTTTCAATCCCTGCAGCATACACTCGCGGTGCAACATCGGCAAACGGTTTCCTACTATAGTGATTTGGTGCACACGCAGCAGTCAGATCAAGTCTTGCAGCAAGCGGATATGATGCTTCAGCAGGAGCAACAACAGTCGATTCGAACGATCCAGACGGATATGAGCAATCAACAACTGCGCCACGGGATCCTTGAGAGCCAACTGCAACTCACTCAGCAGCAAATTGCCTCGATCGAAGCAGCCACGGCGCGCGCGGAGCAACTGATGCACAATACCGCGTATGTGAGCCAGACGGTTGCAGGCATGCCAACGATCAATCTGGAAAGTATGTTGAAATACGCAGAAAGCTATTTGGGAACGCCTTATGTTTGGGGGGGAACGTCGCCTTCTGGCTTTGACTGCTCCGGGTTTACACAATACGTGTATGCGCACTCTGGCGTGTCCATTCTGCGCACGTCAGAACAGCAATTTGCAGAAGGCGTGAGCGTGAGTTATCCGAACCTCTCGCTTGGAGACCTCGTCTTTTTCTCGACGTATGCGCCGGGTGCGACACATGTCGGGATCTATATTGGAAACGGCCTGATGATTGATGCGCAAGATTATGGTGTGAGCATCGACAACATTTCCAATTCCTATTGGGGGCCAAAATACCTTGGTGCGCGACAGATCGTAAAATAA
- a CDS encoding ATP-binding cassette domain-containing protein — MHGERILHEDVAEKERLIGVGPKTEILPDTLISLDRVTVQYEGADRPALSDVSLTIKKGEAVLLLGPSGCGKSTLARLLAGLIPRAIEASVRGNVAQAPELAHKGAIGYVFQDPDAQFCMIEQDDEIAFGLENQGLSQNQMLPRIREQLQRMSLPDLSHVKHDRYSGGMKQKLALACALAMRPEWLICDEPTANLDPQATGVVFDELLRIRERGQSLLLVEHKFDRILHAMDRVILLDRDGRILHQGTPFELVNGWWEEMLRLGVISPWKTRPYQAGGEQIEDREKMIREEPRADCQGADDAFTMENISVSYHKKTVLRVESLRIRAGSFTAIVGPNGAGKTTLLQTLAGLTSHRDGHLTRFGTLSRGRSFDTRLAYCFQNPEYQFVYSRVADELCNRVQADVDDADLRELLTRFELGGYEDANPFELSQGQKRRLSVASMLREPRAAYLLDEPTFGQDAKTQQVLLEQLEALHREGRTIVLTTHDMDLVRRYATQAIVVINGEIAASCPPERLFEDADLMKRAHLFDDQAAPHLRLDQPSHRVRAREQMTDTPWVERPRSTPARWLNPTMQLVMVLAVMIIGVFANNLHQALTLFFLPIALMLLVARLTPWQILKRLSPFLGFYLLYVWTPTAYGPVAPSEPTIHFLWMHPTVAGFRNGLVLAFRMLSAVSFGVLFASEVDITDLIISLCQNARVSPRFAYGTLAGIRVIPLFQSEWTKLRQARALRGKEGQSAVLRPILYALPLLTQAIRMSERVAIAMEARGFYGDVAMRATARSYYRIIPLRVRDVLYPIVVALLAVGLIVLFR, encoded by the coding sequence ATGCATGGCGAACGCATTTTGCATGAGGATGTGGCGGAAAAAGAACGCTTAATAGGTGTTGGTCCAAAAACGGAAATTCTACCTGACACGCTTATTTCGCTTGACCGGGTGACCGTGCAGTATGAAGGGGCAGATCGACCGGCTTTGAGCGATGTGTCACTGACGATCAAAAAGGGTGAGGCTGTCCTTTTGTTGGGACCCAGTGGATGTGGGAAAAGCACACTGGCACGCCTTTTGGCGGGATTGATTCCCAGGGCGATTGAGGCGAGTGTGCGAGGGAATGTCGCGCAGGCGCCTGAACTCGCGCACAAAGGGGCGATCGGCTATGTTTTTCAGGACCCTGACGCACAGTTTTGCATGATTGAGCAGGATGATGAGATTGCATTTGGACTTGAAAATCAGGGACTTTCCCAAAATCAAATGCTTCCGCGGATTCGGGAACAGCTTCAAAGAATGAGCCTGCCGGATCTCTCTCATGTAAAGCATGATCGCTATTCTGGCGGAATGAAGCAGAAACTTGCGCTTGCATGTGCATTGGCAATGCGACCAGAATGGCTCATTTGTGATGAGCCGACAGCGAATCTTGACCCGCAGGCAACGGGTGTGGTTTTTGACGAGTTGCTACGCATACGCGAGCGTGGTCAGAGTTTGCTCTTGGTAGAACATAAGTTTGATCGGATACTGCACGCGATGGATCGCGTGATTCTTCTTGATCGCGATGGCCGGATCCTCCACCAGGGAACGCCTTTTGAATTGGTCAACGGGTGGTGGGAGGAGATGCTTCGGCTCGGGGTGATTTCGCCGTGGAAGACGCGGCCGTATCAAGCTGGCGGTGAGCAAATTGAAGACAGAGAAAAAATGATTCGGGAAGAACCGCGAGCAGATTGTCAAGGTGCAGATGATGCGTTCACGATGGAAAATATTTCCGTTTCATATCATAAGAAGACTGTTTTGCGCGTCGAGTCGTTGCGCATTAGGGCAGGGAGTTTCACGGCGATCGTCGGTCCAAACGGCGCGGGCAAGACGACGTTGCTTCAGACATTGGCGGGACTCACTTCACATCGCGACGGTCATTTGACGCGCTTTGGCACGCTTTCGCGTGGCAGATCGTTTGACACGCGCCTCGCGTATTGTTTTCAAAACCCTGAGTATCAGTTCGTGTATAGTCGCGTTGCAGATGAACTTTGCAATCGCGTGCAGGCGGATGTAGATGACGCTGATCTGCGGGAGTTGTTGACCCGCTTTGAGCTTGGCGGCTATGAAGACGCCAATCCGTTCGAGTTGAGCCAGGGGCAAAAAAGGCGCCTGAGTGTCGCTTCCATGCTAAGGGAGCCGCGCGCCGCCTATCTGCTCGATGAGCCGACGTTTGGACAGGACGCAAAAACGCAGCAGGTGCTCTTGGAGCAACTGGAGGCACTACATCGAGAAGGGCGAACGATTGTGCTCACAACGCATGACATGGATCTCGTCAGACGGTACGCGACGCAGGCAATCGTGGTCATCAACGGCGAGATCGCTGCATCCTGTCCGCCAGAGCGTTTGTTTGAGGATGCAGATTTGATGAAACGGGCGCATTTGTTTGATGATCAGGCAGCGCCTCATTTGCGTCTTGACCAACCGTCACACCGTGTGCGTGCGCGTGAGCAAATGACTGATACACCGTGGGTTGAGCGCCCCCGCAGCACGCCTGCCCGCTGGCTTAACCCGACGATGCAACTGGTCATGGTGCTGGCGGTCATGATTATCGGCGTGTTTGCAAACAACCTGCACCAAGCGCTCACTCTTTTTTTTCTTCCCATCGCGCTGATGCTTCTCGTTGCGCGCCTGACGCCGTGGCAGATTCTCAAGCGCCTCTCCCCGTTTCTGGGATTTTACCTGCTTTACGTCTGGACGCCGACTGCCTACGGACCCGTCGCGCCGAGTGAGCCGACGATCCATTTTTTGTGGATGCACCCGACGGTAGCGGGATTTAGAAATGGCCTTGTGCTCGCCTTTCGCATGCTTTCTGCCGTGAGTTTTGGCGTGCTTTTTGCGTCAGAGGTAGACATCACGGATTTGATCATCAGTCTTTGCCAGAACGCCCGCGTCTCGCCGCGTTTTGCGTACGGCACACTTGCCGGGATTCGCGTCATTCCGCTGTTTCAATCAGAGTGGACGAAACTTCGCCAGGCGCGCGCGCTGCGCGGTAAGGAGGGGCAAAGCGCTGTATTGCGCCCAATTCTTTACGCGCTGCCGCTTCTGACGCAAGCGATCCGCATGAGCGAACGCGTCGCCATCGCGATGGAGGCGCGCGGATTTTATGGCGACGTGGCGATGAGAGCGACGGCGCGCAGTTATTATCGGATCATTCCGCTTCGCGTGCGCGATGTGCTCTACCCGATCGTCGTCGCGCTTCTTGCCGTCGGTTTGATTGTCCTGTTTCGCTAA
- a CDS encoding ABC transporter permease, giving the protein MKQPMPLQGRGTRLQDLGDWWTFLILILLVIIFSITASGFASGQNFVSTTVSASNTIILAIAETFVIITGGIDLSVGAILGLSGIVGATVMQNMMMQGDYPALILGVLAGLGTGIVAGAVNGFVIAFMEITPFIATLGMLGIGTGLTYLVSNGTDIVNIPPELSTFGDAVLFNFLGIPALLALGLLLIAWFFLTKTRFGKYTYAIGSNAEGTRRSGVNVKAHLFKIYTLSGLLSGFAGVLIVARLATGSPLEGANDELNAIASVVIGGASLFGGRGTLFGSTVGALVISVLVSGLVIMGVQPYWQQVTIGVIIILAVYVDQRRYRNRVLK; this is encoded by the coding sequence GTGAAACAACCGATGCCTTTGCAAGGACGCGGCACGCGGCTGCAGGATTTGGGCGATTGGTGGACATTTCTCATCCTCATTCTTCTTGTCATCATTTTTTCCATTACAGCGTCAGGGTTTGCATCTGGACAGAATTTTGTCAGCACGACAGTGAGCGCCTCAAATACGATCATTCTCGCTATCGCAGAAACGTTTGTCATCATTACCGGAGGTATCGACTTATCTGTTGGCGCCATTCTCGGACTGTCTGGCATTGTCGGTGCAACGGTGATGCAAAACATGATGATGCAGGGAGATTACCCGGCGCTCATTCTCGGTGTTCTCGCAGGCCTTGGCACAGGTATTGTGGCAGGGGCTGTCAATGGTTTCGTGATTGCCTTCATGGAGATCACTCCCTTCATCGCGACACTTGGCATGCTTGGCATCGGCACGGGACTGACGTATCTCGTCTCAAACGGGACAGACATCGTCAATATTCCGCCGGAGCTGTCCACATTTGGTGACGCGGTGCTCTTTAACTTCCTCGGAATTCCAGCCCTGCTCGCACTCGGTTTGCTTCTGATCGCCTGGTTTTTTCTGACCAAGACCCGGTTTGGAAAATACACGTATGCGATTGGCAGCAATGCAGAAGGAACGCGGCGGTCAGGGGTCAATGTCAAAGCTCATCTCTTTAAGATTTACACGCTCTCGGGTTTGCTCAGCGGGTTTGCAGGTGTTCTTATCGTCGCCCGCCTCGCGACGGGGTCGCCACTTGAGGGCGCCAATGACGAGTTAAATGCGATTGCATCAGTTGTCATTGGCGGTGCGAGTCTTTTTGGCGGTCGCGGTACGCTGTTTGGTTCAACAGTTGGTGCGCTTGTCATTTCCGTGCTGGTGTCAGGGCTTGTGATTATGGGCGTTCAACCGTATTGGCAGCAAGTGACCATCGGGGTGATCATCATCCTCGCGGTCTATGTGGATCAGCGCCGATATCGCAATCGCGTGCTGAAGTAG